The nucleotide window CGATTACGGCATTAGGACTCGGATGGCTTGGAGAACCAACTTTCGAAATCATTCTTCATCCAGTATTTGAGTTCTTTAACTTAAGTGGTAATGTCACAACTGTTCTTTCATTTATTGTTGCCTTCTCACTCGTAACATTTATACACGTTGTCGTAGGGGAATTAGCACCAAAAACTCTCGCTATTCAAAAAGCAGAAGCCGTAACATTAAAGCTGTCCGGATTTTTAATTCTGTTCCATAATATCATGTATCCTTTCATCCGTGCTTTAAACGGATCGGCACGTGGATTAACTGGGCTTTTCGGCTTAAAAATGATTTCTGAATCTGAAGAAGCACACTCTGAAGAAGAGCTTCGCATGATTTTATCAGACAGCTTTAAAGGTGGGGAAATTAACCACTCGGAATACGAATATGTAAATAGTATTTTTGAGTTTTCTGATCGGATAGCGAAGGAGATAATGGTTCCTCGAACTGAGATTATCAGTATTGAAAGAGGTCAAACGATTCGCGAAGTATTTGAAGTAATGGGCATTGAACAATATACACGATACCCAGTTACTGATGGGGACAAAGACCATGTCATCGGCCTTGTTAACATGAAACATTTATTAACAGCCTATATTAAAGATGCGGCAAACGGCGATAAGCTGGTTGATGATTATATGCAACCGGTAATTCGAGTAATCGAAACAATTCCTGTCAGTGATTTATTGTTAAAAATTCAAAACGAACGTATTCATATGGCTATTTTAATGGATGAATACGGTGGTACTTCCGGTTTAGTCACAATTGAAGATATTATCGAGGAAATTATCGGTGATATTCAAGATGAATTCGATGAAGATGAAATTCCGGAAATTCAGGAAATCGCAGAAGATCACTATATCTTTGACTCTAAAATGTTGTTGCAGGAAATGAATGATATTTTAGGTACAACAATTGAAGATGAAGATATCGATACGATCGGCGGCTGGTTCATGACGCAACGCTTTGATGTTCAAGAAGGCGATATCATTGAATCAGAAGGCTATAGGTTCAAAGTAACCGAGCTGGACGGTCACCACATTTTGTATATTGAAGTCACAAAACTTCCGCCGTCTGAAACGACAGACGAGGAAATTCTATAATCGATACAAAAAACCTCACTTTTTTTCCTGCCGGAGAAAAAGTGAGGTTTTTAATTTTTTCGGATGAGACAATTTCCCGCATTTAACTTTCATTCGTTTCCGTTAAATTATGCTTCACTGCATATAAAGCCGCCTGAGTACGGTCCTGTACATGGAGCTTCGCAAAAATATTCGATATATGGGTTTTAACCGTTTTTTCAGTCACATATAAGGAAGAAGCAATTTCCCTGTTGCTTTTACCCTTTGTCAATTCCGCCAATACGTCCTGTTCTCTCGGTGTCAGCGGATTTAAAATATGCGGTTTGTTCTCATCTTCGCGCAGCCCTTCTTCCAATTGCGTAGTCGCTTCCGGATGGATCGTATTTTCGCCGCGCATAATCTGCCGGATCGATTCCACTAGATCATCCGGTTCGATATCTTTCAGCTGGT belongs to Solibacillus sp. FSL W7-1436 and includes:
- a CDS encoding hemolysin family protein — translated: MIAFAILIAATAFFVATEFAIVKVRTTKIDQLVAEGNKSAIRAKKVISNLDEYLSACQLGITITALGLGWLGEPTFEIILHPVFEFFNLSGNVTTVLSFIVAFSLVTFIHVVVGELAPKTLAIQKAEAVTLKLSGFLILFHNIMYPFIRALNGSARGLTGLFGLKMISESEEAHSEEELRMILSDSFKGGEINHSEYEYVNSIFEFSDRIAKEIMVPRTEIISIERGQTIREVFEVMGIEQYTRYPVTDGDKDHVIGLVNMKHLLTAYIKDAANGDKLVDDYMQPVIRVIETIPVSDLLLKIQNERIHMAILMDEYGGTSGLVTIEDIIEEIIGDIQDEFDEDEIPEIQEIAEDHYIFDSKMLLQEMNDILGTTIEDEDIDTIGGWFMTQRFDVQEGDIIESEGYRFKVTELDGHHILYIEVTKLPPSETTDEEIL
- a CDS encoding response regulator transcription factor; translation: MIRVLIADDHHVVRRGLLFFLKTQKDIEVVGEAKNGLEAVELVEQLSPDIVLMDLVMPEMDGIQATKKIKNNWPHIKVLMLTSFSDKDHVLPAIDAGASGYQLKDIEPDDLVESIRQIMRGENTIHPEATTQLEEGLREDENKPHILNPLTPREQDVLAELTKGKSNREIASSLYVTEKTVKTHISNIFAKLHVQDRTQAALYAVKHNLTETNES